CTATGGTTATGTATACGTTGCACAGATCGCCATGGGCGCTGATTATGCACAGACTGTTAAGGCAATCGCTGAGGCAGAGGCATATCCAGGACCATCTCTGATCATCGCTTATGCTCCATGTATCAGCCATGGTATCAAGAAGGGCATGTCCAAGGCTCAGACAGAAGAGAAGCTGGCTGTTGAGTGCGGTTACTGGAACAACTTCCGCTACAATCCAGCTGCTGAGAAGAAGTTCACCTTAGACAGCAAGGCTCCTGCATTAGAAGGATATCAGGAATTCTTAAAGGGCGAGGTTCGTTATGCTTCCCTGGCTATGAAGAATCCTGAGAGAGCAGCTGAATTATTTGCAAAGAATGAGGCAGATGCGAAAGAGCGGTATGAATACCTGCGGAAGCTGGTTACTTTATACGGCAATGATTAATTGATCTTTATATAATAAGTTACAGGCTCGGATGAAACCATCCGGGCCTGTTTTTATAGATGGATTCAAAGATTTTACACAAAAAGGCGGGAGTATTTAAAATAATACAGGCACTGGGCTTTTATGAGAGAATAAACTTACTATATAGCGATAAAATTGAGGGCTTCTATGGAAAGTTTATTTTATATGCAGAATGATGCGGATATGGAGCCGAACATGCCGCCAGCTCCGGAAGAAGACGAGTTTCCAGCGGATGAAGAAAACGGGAACAATACAGATGAAACTGGGGAGAAACCATTAGAGGAACCACCACAGCCTGTACCCGATTTTCCACTTTCTGAAACAGGCCCTGATGGTACCGGGACCTCTATTATTACGGTATTCCCAAAACCAATCATTCCGTGCTACTATTGTGTGACGGATCAAAACGGTCTTGTCCGGTTTTTAAATGCGGTAGCCGGCTATAATCCGTTTCTTATTTATATCAACAATCAGCTGGCTGTGAACGGATTGAGTAACGGAGAAATGAGCCAGCATGGCCGGGTTTCTGCAGGAGAGCAGACCATAACCGTAGGCGGCCAGGATGGATATGCATACGTTGTAAAGCAGATTACGGTTCCAGTTGACCGTGCGGTTACTGTCGCGATCATCAATACGGATCACGGACTGGATTTGATGGTAATTTTGGATATGTACTGCAATGCCGGAATTAACACAGGCTGTTTCCGTGTATGCAACTTATCCATAACAAACCAAGGGGTTCATGTGATCCTAAATGGACAAAGCGTAACGTTCTTTGATGTAAATTATATGCAAGTGACCAGCTTCCAGTATGTCTCAACAGGCTTTTATATGGTCTCAGTGTCTAACAGCATCACTCATAACGGAAACCTCCTTTTGACCTCTGATATTTATATACGGGGCAATGCTTCCTATACCTTGTACGTATTTAACTGGAGTAATGTGGAGGATGCCATTCGTATTCTGATTGTCGAAGACCGAAGGCCTTAGAAAAAATTGGAAACCTCTGATTGACAGTTCAGAGGTTTTTTGCTATACTAAGTGTATTAAGAGTATTAATACAGACTAGGAGGTGGAATATGATACTGCTTGATTACAAAGACCGCAGGCCAATATACGAGCAGGTTGTAGAAAAGCTAAAGGATCTTATGATTTGCGGCGTGTTGGAACAGGATGCGCAGCTGCCGTCTGTCCGCGCTTTGGCAACAGATTTATCCATTAATCCCAATACAATTCAGAGAGCTTATGCGGAGCTGGAACGAAGAGGATTCATCTATTCCGTGAAAGGAAGAGGCAGCTTTGTGGCAGA
This genomic stretch from Lacrimispora sphenoides harbors:
- a CDS encoding GntR family transcriptional regulator, whose translation is MILLDYKDRRPIYEQVVEKLKDLMICGVLEQDAQLPSVRALATDLSINPNTIQRAYAELERRGFIYSVKGRGSFVADSSSIRALKNSELKKELLNWIQEAKRAGLTEDKAHTWIAEEWVRQEYLTGEEREDDKSRESDKKI
- a CDS encoding DUF4397 domain-containing protein — translated: MESLFYMQNDADMEPNMPPAPEEDEFPADEENGNNTDETGEKPLEEPPQPVPDFPLSETGPDGTGTSIITVFPKPIIPCYYCVTDQNGLVRFLNAVAGYNPFLIYINNQLAVNGLSNGEMSQHGRVSAGEQTITVGGQDGYAYVVKQITVPVDRAVTVAIINTDHGLDLMVILDMYCNAGINTGCFRVCNLSITNQGVHVILNGQSVTFFDVNYMQVTSFQYVSTGFYMVSVSNSITHNGNLLLTSDIYIRGNASYTLYVFNWSNVEDAIRILIVEDRRP